A genomic window from Xyrauchen texanus isolate HMW12.3.18 chromosome 31, RBS_HiC_50CHRs, whole genome shotgun sequence includes:
- the b9d2 gene encoding B9 domain-containing protein 2: MAELHIIGQIIGASGFPQSSLFCKWGVHTGGAWRLLSGLKEGQTQVDMPQTGDIAYWSHPIDLHYTTKGLQGWPKLHLQVWHQDSFGRCQLYGYGYCHVPSSPGQHRLQCVTWRPLGSWQDQLSQIFVGGGPQLRSPDLIYSGADRYRLHTVAMGTVELELCIILRHFDRYGVES; the protein is encoded by the exons ATGGCAGAGTTGCATATTATTGGACAGATCATTGGGGCCAGCGGTTTCCCACAGAGCAGCCTCTTCTGCAAGTGGGGTGTACATACAG GAGGAGCATGGAGACTTCTTTCTGGTCTAAAGGAAGGCCAGACTCAAGTGGACATGCCTCAAACAGGGGATATAGCATACTGGAGTCATCCCATTGATTTGCACTATACCACCAAGGGCCTACAAG GATGGCCAAAGCTTCATCTTCAAGTGTGGCATCAGGACTCCTTTGGGCGATGCCAGCTATATGGTTATGGTTATTGCCATGTACCATCAAGCCCAGGACAGCATCGTCTGCAGTGTGTGACATGGCGACCACTGGGATCCTGGCAGGATCAACTTTCTCAGATTTTTGTTGGTGGAGGACCACAGCTGCGCTCTCCAGATCTCATTTACAGTGGAGCAGACAGATACAGGCTCCACACTGTTGCCATGGGAACAGTAGAATTAGAGCTGTGCATCATTCTGCGGCACTTTGACCGATATGGTGTGGAGAGTTGA
- the tgfb1b gene encoding transforming growth factor beta-1 proprotein isoform X2, whose amino-acid sequence MRAESLLLVLQCLLGFVRYSGALSTCNSLDLELIKRKRIEAIRGQILSKLRLHKEPELDEEAEAENIPVELISVYNSTVELSEEQSIDPVLSSVEESTDAEYYAKEVHKFTMKRMYENPGKLLWFNITEMKLTLGSERMITQAELRLRIKDPKIAPGSEQRLEMYHGVGDMAHYLGSHYISNELANKWLSFDVTKTLKDWLEKPAEEQVFQLKLHCGCDKPQSDFQFTIGGLAGQRGDKGNLASQVPRPLILVMSLPVEGHSHLKSRRKRQAETDGVCTEKSDGCCVRSLYIDFRKDLGWKWIHEPSGYYANYCTGSCSYVWTSENKYSQVLDPLPILYFVGRQHKVEQLSNMIVKTCKCC is encoded by the exons ATGAGGGCAGAGAGTTTATTACTGGTACTCCAATGCCTGCTTGGATTTGTGCGCTATAGTGGAGCCTTATCAACTTGCAATTCTCTAGATTTGGAACTGATAAAGAGAAAGCGCATTGAAGCCATTCGAGGGCAGATCCTCAGTAAGTTGCGATTACATAAGGAACCAGAATTGGATGAAGAAGCAGAGGCAGAAAACATTCCAGTAGAACTCATATCAGTCTACAACTCTACCGTGGAGCTAAGTGAAGAGCAGAGCATTGATCCTGTACTCTCGTCTGTAGAAGAATCGACAGACGCTGAATACTATGCTAAAGAAGTTCACAAATTCACAATGAAACGGA TGTATGAAAACCCAGGAAAGCTCTTATGGTTCAACATCACAGAGATGAAGCTCACATTGGGTTCAGAGCGCATGATCACCCAGGCAGAGCTCCGTCTGCGCATCAAGGATCCAAAAATAGCTCCTGGTTCCGAGCAGAGACTGGAGATGTACCATGGTGTTGGGGACATGGCTCACTACCTGGGATCACACTACATTTCTAATGAACTGGCCAACAAGTGGCTGTCCTTTGATGTGACTAAGACCTTGAAGGACTGGTTGGAGAAGCCAG CGGAGGAACAAGTATTTCAGCTGAAGTTGCACTGTGGTTGTGATAAGCCACAGTCTGATTTTCAATTCACAATAGGAG GTTTGGCTGGTCAAAGAGGTGATAAAGGAAACCTAGCTAGCCAAGTGCCAAGGCCCCTCATTCtggtgatgtcacttcctgttgagggtcaCAGTCATTTGAAATCCCGCAGAAAGCGGCAAGCTGAGACAGATGGAGTTTGTACTGA AAAGTCTGACGGTTGCTGTGTGAGAAGCCTGTATATTGACTTTCGCAAAGACCTGGGCTGGAAGTGGATACATGAACCCTCTGGTTACTATGCCAACTATTGTACTGGCTCTTGCTCCTATGTCTGGACTTCAGAAAATAAGTACTCACAG GTTCTAGATCCACTGCCCATCCTTTACTTTGTGGGGAGGCAACATAAG GTAGAACAATTGTCAAATATGATTGTGAAGACCTGCAAGTGTTGCTGA
- the tgfb1b gene encoding transforming growth factor beta-1 proprotein isoform X1 produces MRAESLLLVLQCLLGFVRYSGALSTCNSLDLELIKRKRIEAIRGQILSKLRLHKEPELDEEAEAENIPVELISVYNSTVELSEEQSIDPVLSSVEESTDAEYYAKEVHKFTMKRMYENPGKLLWFNITEMKLTLGSERMITQAELRLRIKDPKIAPGSEQRLEMYHGVGDMAHYLGSHYISNELANKWLSFDVTKTLKDWLEKPAEEQVFQLKLHCGCDKPQSDFQFTIGGLAGQRGDKGNLASQVPRPLILVMSLPVEGHSHLKSRRKRQAETDGVCTEKSDGCCVRSLYIDFRKDLGWKWIHEPSGYYANYCTGSCSYVWTSENKYSQVLALYSHHNPGASAQPCCVPQVLDPLPILYFVGRQHKVEQLSNMIVKTCKCC; encoded by the exons ATGAGGGCAGAGAGTTTATTACTGGTACTCCAATGCCTGCTTGGATTTGTGCGCTATAGTGGAGCCTTATCAACTTGCAATTCTCTAGATTTGGAACTGATAAAGAGAAAGCGCATTGAAGCCATTCGAGGGCAGATCCTCAGTAAGTTGCGATTACATAAGGAACCAGAATTGGATGAAGAAGCAGAGGCAGAAAACATTCCAGTAGAACTCATATCAGTCTACAACTCTACCGTGGAGCTAAGTGAAGAGCAGAGCATTGATCCTGTACTCTCGTCTGTAGAAGAATCGACAGACGCTGAATACTATGCTAAAGAAGTTCACAAATTCACAATGAAACGGA TGTATGAAAACCCAGGAAAGCTCTTATGGTTCAACATCACAGAGATGAAGCTCACATTGGGTTCAGAGCGCATGATCACCCAGGCAGAGCTCCGTCTGCGCATCAAGGATCCAAAAATAGCTCCTGGTTCCGAGCAGAGACTGGAGATGTACCATGGTGTTGGGGACATGGCTCACTACCTGGGATCACACTACATTTCTAATGAACTGGCCAACAAGTGGCTGTCCTTTGATGTGACTAAGACCTTGAAGGACTGGTTGGAGAAGCCAG CGGAGGAACAAGTATTTCAGCTGAAGTTGCACTGTGGTTGTGATAAGCCACAGTCTGATTTTCAATTCACAATAGGAG GTTTGGCTGGTCAAAGAGGTGATAAAGGAAACCTAGCTAGCCAAGTGCCAAGGCCCCTCATTCtggtgatgtcacttcctgttgagggtcaCAGTCATTTGAAATCCCGCAGAAAGCGGCAAGCTGAGACAGATGGAGTTTGTACTGA AAAGTCTGACGGTTGCTGTGTGAGAAGCCTGTATATTGACTTTCGCAAAGACCTGGGCTGGAAGTGGATACATGAACCCTCTGGTTACTATGCCAACTATTGTACTGGCTCTTGCTCCTATGTCTGGACTTCAGAAAATAAGTACTCACAG GTACTTGCACTTTATAGTCATCATAATCCTGGTGCCTCGGCCCAACCTTGCTGTGTACCACAGGTTCTAGATCCACTGCCCATCCTTTACTTTGTGGGGAGGCAACATAAG GTAGAACAATTGTCAAATATGATTGTGAAGACCTGCAAGTGTTGCTGA
- the cbr1l gene encoding carbonyl reductase 1-like, translating into MSKKVAVVTGANKGIGLAIVKGLCKAGFKGDILLTARNEKLGQETVAALGCKNVIFHQLDICDQGSCLKLRKFLEENYGGLDVLVNNAGIAFKQSATEPFGEQAEVTMRTNFWGTLWVSHALLPILNPNARVVNVSSFVSKKSLDQCSPELQAKLRNIQMSEEELCLLMGEFVQAAQKGDHAAQGWPNSAYGTTKIGVTVLSKIQARVLTETRPGDGILLNACCPGWVRTDMAGPNALKSPEEGAETPVYLAMLPVGAKEPHGQLVWDKTVQEW; encoded by the exons atgtccaaaaaagTTGCTGTTGTTACCGGGGCAAATAAGGGCATCGGACTGGCTATAGTGAAAGGGCTGTGCAAAGCAGGTTTCAAGGGAGATATTCTCCTCACTGCCCGGAATGAGAAACTGGGACAAGAGACTGTTGCTGCACTGGGATGCAAAAACGTAATCTTCCATCAACTTGATATCTGTGACCAAGGGAGCTGTTTGAAACTCCGAAAGTTTCTAGAGGAGAACTATGGCGGCCTGGATGTTCTTGTTAACAACGCGGGGATAGCCTTCAAAC AGTCAGCAACAGAGCCATTTGGAGAGCAGGCTGAAGTGACCATGCGTACCAACTTCTGGGGTACACTGTGGGTGTCCCATGCTCTTCTGCCAATACTTAACCCCAATGCTCGGGTGGTCAACGTGTCCAGCTTTGTTAGCAAGAAGTCCCTTGATCAGTGCAGCCCTGAACTGCAGGCAAA ACTCAGAAATATACAGATGTCAGAAGAGGAGCTGTGCCTGTTGATGGGAGAGTTTGTTCAGGCTGCACAAAAAGGGGACCATGCAGCTCAGGGCTGGCCAAACAGTGCCTATGGTACCACCAAG ATTGGAGTGACTGTGCTTTCAAAGATCCAGGCACGAGTACTCACTGAGACAAGGCCTGGTGATGGGATCCTCTTGAATGCTTGCTGTCCAGGATGGGTGCGTACAGACATGGCTGGACCAAATGCTCTCAAGAGCCCAGAGGAAGGAGCAGAAACGCCTGTCTATCTGGCCATGCTGCCCGTAGGGGCCAAGGAGCCACATGGACAGTTAGTGTGGGACAAGACTGTACAGGAATGGTAG